A single Watersipora subatra chromosome 7, tzWatSuba1.1, whole genome shotgun sequence DNA region contains:
- the LOC137399733 gene encoding RNA-binding protein lark-like isoform X2, whose product MNTTKLFVGNIARGSDQAHLRARFEEFGSVAECDIISDYGFVTCYVCGRSGHWAKNCPQVPEEEREKQSRRAERNKRGGFGGYDDERMPYPGDPHDFYDDYDPYPPRRRRPPPPPFFDDYDDYYPRRRLPPPLYYDDPYDYDYPLPPPRRRPPPAYYRYDDPYPLPPRRPPPPRDFDEYRYERAPVERAPPERVPQPVAAPTPAVPVYYDFADDKVERPIVQRSAEDIDPLASFPERESRHMHDQFPSNGGDMMHGKQERFPTGEPERYAAAEDGVERFRETDRQLPAAYSAPGPDRSHGEYYRRAPRPY is encoded by the exons AT GAACACAACTAAGCTATTTGTCGGAAATATCGCCCGCGGGTCAGACCAGGCACATCTGAGGGCAAGATTTGAAGAATTTGGTTCAGTTGCAGAATGTGATATTATTTCAGATTACGGTTTTGTG ACATGCTATGTGTGTGGTAGGTCTGGTCACTGGGCGAAGAATTGTCCTCAAGTTCC GGAAGAAGAAAGGGAGAAGCAGAGTCGGCGTGCAGAGAGGAACAAGAGAGGAGGCTTTGGAGGATATGATGATGAGAGAATGCCGTATCCTGGAGATCCACATGACTTTTACGATGATTACGACCCTTATCCACCAAGGAGGAGACGTCCTCCACCCCCTCCCTTCTTTGATGATTATGATGACTACTACCCTCG GCGCCGGCTCCCTCCCCCTTTATACTATGATGACCCATATGATTACGATTATCCACTGCCTCCACCCCGCCGACGCCCTCCACCAGCCTACTACAGGTATGATGACCCTTACCCTCTGCCGCCCAGACGACCCCCACCACCTCGAGATTTTGATGAATACCGTTATGAACGCGCGCCAGTGGAGCGTGCACCTCCGGAACGCGTGCCACAGCCTGTGGCAGCCCCAACACCTGCTGTACCTGTCTATTATGATTTTGCTGATGACAAAGTGGAGAGGCCAATTGTTCAGCGTTCTGCTGAGGACATTGATCCTTTAGCTAGCTTTCCGGAACGCGAGTCGCGGCATATGCATGATCAGTTTCCTTCTAATGGTGGCGATATGATGCATGGGAAACAGGAAAGATTTCCAACTGGTGAGCCGGAGCGGTATGCAGCAGCCGAGGACGGTGTTGAGAGGTTTAGAGAGACTGACAGACAGCTTCCGGCAGCCTATAGTGCTCCAGGTCCTGACAG GTCTCACGGAGAATACTACAGAAGAGCTCCAAGACCATATTAA
- the LOC137399734 gene encoding uncharacterized protein isoform X1, with translation MDQSSLILLICQIMCSSLKLLLFGVCKSFKNHVVQFSQRRVIKIGDDEVTIKYGSKNMVRAYQYHTSQDGHAGGQRCHMVCPSQTRRGWATTLQSTVDIDSVRVASAHKGGIKDDDHLIPVLTGRGLKRKADWLDGEQDEPSNKIAKIIIRKKRRNLPYYY, from the exons ATGGATCAGAGCTCGTTGATATTACTTATCTGTCAAATTATGTGCTCAAGTCTGAAACTGCTCTTGTTCGGTGTCTGTAAGTCGTTTAAAAACCATGTTGTTCAATTTTCGCAGCGTCGCGTTATTAAAATTGGGGATGATGAAGTCACGATAAAGTATGGATCAAAGAATATGGTCAGGGCATATCAATATCATACCTCACAGGATGGTCACGCAGGAGGACAGCGCTGCCACATGGTATGTCCGAGTCAG ACAAGACGTGGTTGGGCCACTACCCTTCAGTCGACCGTTGACATCGATAGTGTCAGGGTTGCCTCTGCTCATAAAGGAGGCATCAAGGATGACGACCATTTGATCCCAGTACTAACAGGAAG GGGTTTGAAGAGGAAGGCTGATTGGTTAGACGGAGAACAAGACGAACCCTCAAACAAGATAGCAAAGATAATAATTAGGAAGAAGAGACGCAATCtaccatattattattaa
- the LOC137399734 gene encoding uncharacterized protein isoform X3, whose product MAVKRRGVSALRYRRVIKIGDDEVTIKYGSKNMVRAYQYHTSQDGHAGGQRCHMVCPSQTRRGWATTLQSTVDIDSVRVASAHKGGIKDDDHLIPVLTGRGLKRKADWLDGEQDEPSNKIAKIIIRKKRRNLPYYY is encoded by the exons ATGGCTGTCAAACGCAGAGGTGTTTCAGCTCTGCGATAC CGTCGCGTTATTAAAATTGGGGATGATGAAGTCACGATAAAGTATGGATCAAAGAATATGGTCAGGGCATATCAATATCATACCTCACAGGATGGTCACGCAGGAGGACAGCGCTGCCACATGGTATGTCCGAGTCAG ACAAGACGTGGTTGGGCCACTACCCTTCAGTCGACCGTTGACATCGATAGTGTCAGGGTTGCCTCTGCTCATAAAGGAGGCATCAAGGATGACGACCATTTGATCCCAGTACTAACAGGAAG GGGTTTGAAGAGGAAGGCTGATTGGTTAGACGGAGAACAAGACGAACCCTCAAACAAGATAGCAAAGATAATAATTAGGAAGAAGAGACGCAATCtaccatattattattaa
- the LOC137400179 gene encoding uncharacterized protein: protein MRASIILVVIVGLFAAGQADLIDNLKETAGALANNLLDQVKEAAKGILGNLIGTLGKRDVLPLVAQGKALFGKLNDLLHKGKDLATSALANALHKLKAISDKFHDKLASLTDAQDAKDAVDDVVAEHHVRQKRILEGLLQKGKDLLNSAVESIKGALSNLKGKASDLVSTLLQKGANVLVGKRTTLSEHLQNIGTAISSAVSPFKDIVAGLGNTLKGHFSNLVDTVKGHVNALKGKLSGHVDDLKAHGNTLLEHGKNALGALSEAVSDILKQTLSNAQPAIDGIGNTINSAVDTIGKHFTGADQTN, encoded by the exons ATGAGGGCATCAATCATCCTTGTTGTTATCGTCGGTCTATTTGCTGCTGGTCAGGCTGACCTAATAGACAATCTCAAAGAAACAGCAGGTGCACTTGCTAACAACCTACTTGATCAGGTGAAAG AAGCTGCCAAGGGAATTTTGGGCAATCTGATAGGCACACTTGGAAAGAGAGATGTTCTACCTCTAGTAGCACAAGGAAAAGCTTTATTTGGCAAG TTGAATGACCTGCTGCACAAAGGAAAGGATCTTGCAACTTCTGCTTTGGCAAATGCACTCCACAAGCTCAAAGCAATCTCTGACAAGTTCCATGACAAACTTGCTTCACTGACA GATGCCCAGGATGCCAAGGACGCCGTCGACGACGTTGTGGCTGAGCACCATGTACGACAGAAGAGAATCCTTGAGGGTCTGCTCCAGAAGGGCAAGGACTTGCTCAACAGCGCTGTGGAATCAATCAAGGGTGCTCTCTCAAAC CTGAAGGGAAAGGCCAGTGACCTCGTAAGTACACTTCTGCAGAAGGGTGCTAATGTCCTGGTTGGAAAGAGAACCACCCTCAGCGAGCATCTGCAGAACATTGGTACTGCCATCAGCTCCGCAGTTTCACCATTCAAAGAT ATTGTTGCTGGACTCGGAAACACACTCAAGGGACACTTTAGCAACTTGGTTGACACTGTCAAGGGACACGTCAATGCCCTCAAGGGAAAACTCTCTGGTCATGTTGATGACTTGAAGGCCCATGGAAATACCCTTCTCGAGCACGGAAAGAATGCTCTTGGAGCTCTCTCAGAGGCTGTTTCTGACATTCTCA AACAAACCCTCAGCAATGCTCAGCCAGCCATTGATGGAATCGGCAACACTATCAACAGCGCTGTCGACACCATTGGAAAGCATTTCACTGGAGCTGACCAAACTAACTAa
- the LOC137399734 gene encoding uncharacterized protein isoform X2, translating into MDQSSLILLICQIMCSSLKLLLFGVCKSFKNHVVQFSQRRVIKIGDDEVTIKYGSKNMVRAYQYHTSQDGHAGGQRCHMTRRGWATTLQSTVDIDSVRVASAHKGGIKDDDHLIPVLTGRGLKRKADWLDGEQDEPSNKIAKIIIRKKRRNLPYYY; encoded by the exons ATGGATCAGAGCTCGTTGATATTACTTATCTGTCAAATTATGTGCTCAAGTCTGAAACTGCTCTTGTTCGGTGTCTGTAAGTCGTTTAAAAACCATGTTGTTCAATTTTCGCAGCGTCGCGTTATTAAAATTGGGGATGATGAAGTCACGATAAAGTATGGATCAAAGAATATGGTCAGGGCATATCAATATCATACCTCACAGGATGGTCACGCAGGAGGACAGCGCTGCCACATG ACAAGACGTGGTTGGGCCACTACCCTTCAGTCGACCGTTGACATCGATAGTGTCAGGGTTGCCTCTGCTCATAAAGGAGGCATCAAGGATGACGACCATTTGATCCCAGTACTAACAGGAAG GGGTTTGAAGAGGAAGGCTGATTGGTTAGACGGAGAACAAGACGAACCCTCAAACAAGATAGCAAAGATAATAATTAGGAAGAAGAGACGCAATCtaccatattattattaa
- the LOC137399733 gene encoding RNA-binding protein lark-like isoform X1: MNTTKLFVGNIARGSDQAHLRARFEEFGSVAECDIISDYGFVHFVDSAEADAALAGMHGTLFNGQTLKVEKSTSYVRKRPGDGNMGAETCYVCGRSGHWAKNCPQVPEEEREKQSRRAERNKRGGFGGYDDERMPYPGDPHDFYDDYDPYPPRRRRPPPPPFFDDYDDYYPRRRLPPPLYYDDPYDYDYPLPPPRRRPPPAYYRYDDPYPLPPRRPPPPRDFDEYRYERAPVERAPPERVPQPVAAPTPAVPVYYDFADDKVERPIVQRSAEDIDPLASFPERESRHMHDQFPSNGGDMMHGKQERFPTGEPERYAAAEDGVERFRETDRQLPAAYSAPGPDRSHGEYYRRAPRPY, from the exons AT GAACACAACTAAGCTATTTGTCGGAAATATCGCCCGCGGGTCAGACCAGGCACATCTGAGGGCAAGATTTGAAGAATTTGGTTCAGTTGCAGAATGTGATATTATTTCAGATTACGGTTTTGTG cattttgtGGATTCAGCTGAGGCAGATGCTGCTTTAGCAGGCATGCATGGTACACTCTTTAATGGCCAAACCCTTAAGGTGGAAAAGTCTACCAGTTATGTAAGAAAAAGGCCTGGCGACGGTAACATGGGCGCCGAG ACATGCTATGTGTGTGGTAGGTCTGGTCACTGGGCGAAGAATTGTCCTCAAGTTCC GGAAGAAGAAAGGGAGAAGCAGAGTCGGCGTGCAGAGAGGAACAAGAGAGGAGGCTTTGGAGGATATGATGATGAGAGAATGCCGTATCCTGGAGATCCACATGACTTTTACGATGATTACGACCCTTATCCACCAAGGAGGAGACGTCCTCCACCCCCTCCCTTCTTTGATGATTATGATGACTACTACCCTCG GCGCCGGCTCCCTCCCCCTTTATACTATGATGACCCATATGATTACGATTATCCACTGCCTCCACCCCGCCGACGCCCTCCACCAGCCTACTACAGGTATGATGACCCTTACCCTCTGCCGCCCAGACGACCCCCACCACCTCGAGATTTTGATGAATACCGTTATGAACGCGCGCCAGTGGAGCGTGCACCTCCGGAACGCGTGCCACAGCCTGTGGCAGCCCCAACACCTGCTGTACCTGTCTATTATGATTTTGCTGATGACAAAGTGGAGAGGCCAATTGTTCAGCGTTCTGCTGAGGACATTGATCCTTTAGCTAGCTTTCCGGAACGCGAGTCGCGGCATATGCATGATCAGTTTCCTTCTAATGGTGGCGATATGATGCATGGGAAACAGGAAAGATTTCCAACTGGTGAGCCGGAGCGGTATGCAGCAGCCGAGGACGGTGTTGAGAGGTTTAGAGAGACTGACAGACAGCTTCCGGCAGCCTATAGTGCTCCAGGTCCTGACAG GTCTCACGGAGAATACTACAGAAGAGCTCCAAGACCATATTAA